A region from the Streptomyces sp. 3214.6 genome encodes:
- a CDS encoding LacI family DNA-binding transcriptional regulator, whose translation MAKVTRDDVARLAGTSTAVVSYVINNGPRPVAPATRERVLAAIKELGYRPDRVAQAMASRRTDLIGLIIPDARQPFFGEMAHAVEQAASERGKMVLVGNTDYVAEREVHYLRAFLGMRVSGLILVSHALNDQAAAEIDAWDARVVLLHERPEAIDDVAVVTDDLGGAQLAVRHLLEHGHPYVACVGGTAETPSVGDPVSDHVEGWRRAMDEAGLSTEGRLFEAPYNRYDAYQVALKILAGPQRPPAIFCSTDDQAIGMLRAARELRIDVPGELAVIGFDDIKEAGLADPPMTTIASDRPAMARAAVDLVLDDGLRVVGSRRERLKVFPSRLVIRRSCGCQ comes from the coding sequence GTGGCCAAGGTGACTCGGGATGATGTGGCGCGACTGGCGGGGACTTCCACCGCCGTCGTCAGCTATGTCATCAACAACGGACCCCGGCCGGTCGCCCCGGCCACGCGCGAGCGTGTCCTCGCCGCCATCAAGGAGCTGGGGTACCGGCCCGACCGGGTCGCCCAGGCGATGGCCTCCCGGCGCACCGACCTCATAGGCCTGATCATCCCCGACGCCCGTCAGCCGTTCTTCGGCGAGATGGCGCACGCGGTCGAGCAGGCCGCCTCCGAGCGCGGAAAAATGGTGCTGGTCGGCAACACCGACTACGTCGCCGAGCGCGAGGTCCACTATCTGCGGGCGTTCCTCGGCATGCGCGTCTCGGGCCTCATCCTCGTCAGCCACGCGCTGAACGACCAGGCGGCCGCCGAGATCGACGCGTGGGACGCCCGGGTGGTGCTGCTGCACGAACGCCCCGAGGCGATCGACGATGTCGCCGTCGTCACCGACGACCTGGGCGGCGCCCAGCTCGCCGTCCGCCACCTCCTGGAGCACGGCCACCCGTACGTGGCGTGTGTCGGCGGCACCGCCGAGACCCCCTCGGTCGGCGACCCCGTCTCCGACCACGTCGAGGGCTGGCGGCGCGCGATGGACGAGGCCGGGCTGAGCACGGAGGGCCGTCTCTTCGAGGCGCCGTACAACCGCTACGACGCCTACCAGGTCGCCCTGAAGATCCTCGCCGGCCCCCAGCGGCCGCCCGCGATCTTCTGCTCCACCGACGACCAGGCCATCGGCATGCTGCGCGCGGCGCGCGAACTGCGCATCGACGTGCCGGGCGAGCTCGCGGTCATCGGCTTCGACGACATCAAGGAAGCGGGCCTCGCGGACCCGCCGATGACAACGATCGCATCGGACCGCCCGGCGATGGCCCGCGCGGCGGTCGACCTCGTCCTGGACGACGGGCTGCGGGTCGTGGGCTCGCGGCGCGAGCGGCTGAAGGTGTTCCCGTCGCGGCTGGTGATCCGCAGGTCCTGCGGCTGTCAGTAG
- a CDS encoding response regulator transcription factor yields the protein MSSLLLLTNALQPSTEVLPALGLLLHNVRVAPAEGPALVDTPGADVILIDGRRDLPQVRSLCQLLRSTGPGCPLILVVTEGGLAAVTADWGIDDVLLDTAGPAEVEARLRLAMGRQQIVNDDSPMEIRNGDLSVDEATYSAKLKGRVLDLTFKEFELLKYLAQHPGRVFTRAQLLQEVWGYDYFGGTRTVDVHVRRLRAKLGPEHESLIGTVRNVGYRFVTPEKGERATDEAKAKTDRPERSNPEDADNAAARDAEEVSAEA from the coding sequence ATGAGTTCTCTGCTGCTCCTGACCAACGCCCTCCAGCCGTCGACGGAGGTGCTCCCCGCTCTCGGCCTGCTCCTGCACAACGTGCGAGTGGCCCCGGCGGAGGGCCCCGCCCTCGTCGACACCCCAGGCGCCGACGTCATCCTCATCGACGGACGCCGTGACCTGCCCCAGGTCCGCAGCCTGTGCCAGCTGCTGCGCTCCACCGGCCCCGGCTGTCCACTCATCCTCGTCGTCACCGAGGGCGGCCTCGCCGCCGTCACCGCCGACTGGGGCATCGACGACGTCCTCCTCGACACCGCCGGCCCGGCCGAGGTCGAGGCGCGACTGCGGCTGGCCATGGGCCGGCAGCAGATCGTCAACGACGACTCCCCGATGGAGATCCGCAACGGCGACCTGTCGGTCGACGAGGCGACGTACAGCGCGAAACTGAAGGGGCGGGTCCTCGACCTCACCTTCAAGGAGTTCGAGCTGCTGAAGTACCTCGCCCAGCACCCGGGCCGGGTGTTCACCCGTGCACAGCTGCTCCAGGAGGTCTGGGGCTACGACTACTTCGGCGGCACCCGCACGGTCGACGTCCACGTACGACGGCTGCGCGCGAAGCTCGGCCCGGAGCACGAGTCGCTGATCGGGACCGTGCGGAACGTGGGTTATCGATTCGTTACCCCCGAGAAGGGGGAGCGGGCCACGGACGAGGCCAAGGCCAAGACGGACCGGCCGGAGCGGTCAAACCCGGAGGATGCGGACAACGCGGCAGCCCGGGACGCCGAAGAGGTCTCGGCGGAGGCGTAG
- a CDS encoding alpha/beta hydrolase gives MSSSPAGHVARSTVRPNPETDTHTPLRTFLPTGDGISIDSVYEPGEVVYDASAPSAGHPAFVIAHGFTGDVDRPHVRRVASAFARHGAVVTFSFRGHGRSGGHSTVGDREVFDLDAAVRWARSLGHARVATVGFSMGGSVVLRHAALHAGTVDAVVSVSSPARWYYRGTAPMRRLHWLVTRPEGRLVGRYGFRTRIHHRDWDPIPLSPVEAVPKIAPTPLLIVHGDQDGYFPLDHPRMLAEAAGDHGELWLEPGMGHAEHAADDGLLARIGDWAVTRAG, from the coding sequence ATGAGCAGCAGTCCGGCAGGTCATGTGGCACGTTCCACCGTTCGTCCGAATCCCGAGACGGACACGCACACCCCATTGCGGACGTTTCTGCCCACCGGCGACGGGATTTCCATCGATTCCGTATACGAACCGGGTGAGGTCGTATACGACGCCTCCGCGCCATCTGCCGGTCATCCCGCGTTCGTGATCGCCCACGGGTTCACGGGGGACGTGGACCGCCCGCATGTGCGGCGCGTGGCGTCCGCGTTCGCCCGGCACGGGGCCGTCGTCACCTTCTCCTTCCGCGGGCACGGCCGCTCCGGCGGGCACTCCACCGTCGGCGACCGCGAGGTGTTCGACCTCGACGCCGCCGTGCGGTGGGCGCGCTCGCTCGGGCACGCGCGCGTGGCGACCGTCGGCTTCTCGATGGGCGGCTCGGTGGTCCTGCGGCATGCGGCGCTGCACGCGGGGACGGTGGACGCCGTCGTCTCCGTGAGCTCCCCCGCCCGCTGGTACTACCGCGGCACGGCCCCCATGCGACGGCTGCACTGGCTGGTCACCCGCCCCGAGGGCCGTCTGGTCGGCCGCTACGGCTTCCGTACCCGTATCCACCACCGCGACTGGGACCCCATACCGCTCTCTCCGGTCGAGGCGGTCCCGAAGATCGCCCCCACTCCTTTGCTGATCGTGCACGGCGACCAGGACGGCTACTTCCCCCTCGACCACCCCCGGATGCTCGCCGAGGCCGCCGGTGACCACGGCGAACTGTGGCTGGAGCCCGGCATGGGCCACGCCGAGCACGCGGCCGACGACGGCCTGCTGGCCCGGATCGGGGACTGGGCGGTCACGCGGGCGGGCTAG
- a CDS encoding MoaD/ThiS family protein — protein MPKVTVRYWAAAKAAAGVAEEPLDADTLAEALDAVRARHPGELVRVLQRCSFLVDGDPVGTREHETVRLADGGTVEVLPPFAGG, from the coding sequence ATGCCCAAGGTCACGGTGCGCTACTGGGCGGCCGCCAAAGCCGCGGCCGGGGTCGCCGAGGAGCCGCTGGACGCGGACACCCTCGCCGAGGCCCTCGACGCCGTGCGTGCGCGACACCCCGGCGAACTCGTGCGTGTCCTGCAGCGATGCTCGTTCCTCGTCGACGGTGACCCCGTGGGCACCCGCGAACATGAGACGGTACGGCTGGCCGACGGCGGCACGGTCGAGGTGCTCCCGCCGTTCGCAGGAGGGTGA
- a CDS encoding LmeA family phospholipid-binding protein, with product MRALRILLVVVVILGGLFVLADRLAVNFAEGEVADKLKAKEGLATTPDVSIKGFPFLTQVVGGSLDDVEIGIKDYEAATGTSARTIRIDDLQADMKGVDFSGDYSSATAASATGTASITYAELLKTAKSEPTQVVRGVTANVIGLSDGGNGKIKVAVEATAFGSKLPQPVYVLSTVTVSGDTVRVHADSLPSFGGVRAAENEVRSITDFEQKIDDLPGGIKLDKVVAAKNGVEISVKGSNVRLAG from the coding sequence ATGCGTGCGCTTCGAATACTGCTGGTCGTCGTCGTGATTCTGGGCGGCCTGTTCGTGCTCGCGGACCGGCTGGCCGTGAACTTCGCGGAGGGCGAGGTGGCCGACAAGCTGAAGGCCAAAGAGGGCCTCGCCACCACCCCGGACGTGTCCATCAAGGGCTTCCCGTTCCTCACCCAGGTCGTCGGCGGCTCGCTGGACGACGTCGAGATCGGCATCAAGGACTACGAGGCGGCCACCGGCACCAGCGCCCGGACGATCCGCATCGATGACCTCCAGGCCGACATGAAGGGCGTCGACTTCTCCGGCGACTACAGCTCCGCCACCGCGGCCAGCGCCACCGGCACCGCGTCCATCACCTACGCCGAGCTGCTGAAGACGGCGAAGTCCGAGCCGACGCAGGTGGTGCGGGGCGTCACCGCCAATGTCATCGGCCTCTCCGACGGCGGCAACGGCAAGATCAAGGTCGCCGTCGAGGCCACCGCCTTCGGCAGCAAGCTGCCGCAGCCCGTGTACGTCCTCAGCACGGTCACCGTCTCCGGCGACACCGTCCGGGTGCACGCCGACTCGCTGCCCAGCTTCGGCGGGGTCCGGGCCGCCGAGAACGAGGTGCGCTCGATCACCGACTTCGAGCAGAAGATCGACGACCTGCCCGGCGGGATCAAGCTCGACAAGGTCGTGGCCGCGAAGAACGGTGTGGAGATCTCGGTGAAGGGTTCGAACGTCAGGCTGGCAGGGTAA
- a CDS encoding Ms5788A family Cys-rich leader peptide: MQRQADLTKRRAVDLCRVAAMLCRPF; encoded by the coding sequence ATGCAGCGACAGGCGGATCTCACGAAGCGGCGGGCAGTAGACCTGTGCCGCGTCGCCGCCATGCTCTGTCGCCCCTTCTGA